The following coding sequences lie in one Pectobacterium sp. A5351 genomic window:
- a CDS encoding Crp/Fnr family transcriptional regulator, with translation MTFVKKALSPDEYGEVLFQHDWMRDEPSDVVCELLAKSERLFFRQDDILFREGDKMQHCLLVETGKLQAFRHTYGGDEKIFGQFERGEFVAIAAVFMDHGRFPMNIRALSDGHTLMIPRQDIHQFCLQRPELALRLLNYLGKKLYSTINQIDWLTSSSAPQRLADYLLRQHHIQQTQQLTLPVSRGQLATSLGMRGETLSRLMSDWKRQGHITYRGHLVELCNLHYLKELAAEARRTF, from the coding sequence ATGACATTTGTCAAAAAGGCGCTATCGCCCGATGAATACGGCGAGGTGCTGTTTCAGCATGACTGGATGCGCGATGAACCCAGCGATGTGGTGTGCGAACTATTGGCAAAAAGCGAACGTCTATTTTTCCGGCAGGATGACATCCTGTTTCGCGAAGGCGACAAAATGCAGCACTGTTTGCTGGTTGAAACGGGAAAGTTGCAGGCTTTTCGCCATACCTATGGCGGCGATGAGAAGATTTTCGGCCAGTTTGAACGCGGAGAATTTGTCGCCATCGCGGCGGTGTTTATGGATCACGGCCGCTTCCCGATGAATATCCGCGCGCTGAGCGACGGCCATACGCTGATGATTCCACGGCAGGATATTCACCAGTTCTGTTTGCAGCGCCCGGAGCTGGCGCTGCGTTTGCTCAACTATCTGGGTAAGAAGCTCTACTCGACCATCAACCAAATCGACTGGCTGACGTCCAGCTCCGCGCCACAGCGTCTGGCAGATTATCTGCTGCGGCAGCACCATATTCAGCAAACCCAGCAACTGACATTACCGGTAAGCCGAGGGCAACTGGCGACCTCATTAGGCATGCGCGGTGAAACATTGAGCCGATTGATGTCCGACTGGAAGCGACAAGGCCACATTACCTATCGGGGTCATCTGGTGGAATTGTGCAATCTGCATTATCTAAAAGAGCTGGCGGCAGAAGCCAGACGGACTTTCTAA
- the btuC gene encoding vitamin B12 ABC transporter permease BtuC, protein MQPLSPGDIPLKHATPLPHYSQLKQQQYRRDRRSLVLLLVFLALALTVSLCAGERWIWPTAWLDDAQQLFVWQLRLPRTLAVMLVGASLAMSGTVMQAVFDNPLAEPGLLGVANGAGVALVLAVLLGQGLLPVWTLSLSAIAGALLITFLLLHFARRHISNTRLLLIGIALGIICSAVMTWTVYFSTSLDLRQLMYWMMGGFSGIDWRHGWLMLALLPLLLWLSRQGAVLNGLTLGEIQARQLGIPVYRWRTILVLVMGVQVGLSVALAGIIAFIGLVSPHMLRLCGLTDQRYLLSGCALAGGGVLLLADTVARVALSSAELPIGVVTATLGSPWFIWLLLRNRL, encoded by the coding sequence ATGCAGCCATTATCGCCGGGTGATATCCCGCTAAAGCACGCGACGCCGTTGCCTCACTACAGCCAGCTAAAACAACAGCAGTACAGACGCGATCGTCGGAGTCTGGTACTGCTGTTGGTGTTTCTTGCGCTTGCGCTGACCGTCAGTCTGTGCGCCGGAGAGCGCTGGATTTGGCCGACGGCCTGGCTGGATGACGCTCAGCAACTCTTTGTCTGGCAATTGCGTTTGCCGAGAACATTGGCTGTGATGCTGGTGGGCGCTAGTCTGGCGATGTCAGGCACCGTGATGCAGGCGGTTTTTGATAACCCATTGGCGGAACCGGGGTTGCTGGGCGTCGCGAACGGCGCGGGCGTGGCCTTAGTGCTGGCGGTACTGCTGGGGCAGGGATTGCTGCCCGTCTGGACCTTAAGCCTGAGCGCCATTGCTGGCGCGCTGCTGATTACCTTTCTGTTGCTCCATTTTGCCCGCCGTCATATTTCCAACACCCGTTTATTACTCATTGGCATTGCGCTCGGGATTATCTGTAGCGCGGTGATGACCTGGACCGTCTATTTCAGTACCAGTCTCGATTTACGCCAACTGATGTACTGGATGATGGGGGGCTTCAGCGGTATTGACTGGCGGCACGGCTGGCTGATGTTGGCGCTCTTGCCGCTGCTGCTGTGGCTGAGTCGTCAGGGGGCCGTGCTGAACGGGTTGACGCTGGGTGAGATTCAGGCGCGTCAGTTGGGTATTCCGGTCTATCGCTGGCGCACGATTCTCGTGTTGGTGATGGGTGTACAGGTCGGGCTGAGCGTGGCGCTGGCCGGCATCATCGCGTTTATTGGCTTGGTGAGCCCACACATGTTGCGGCTGTGCGGGTTGACCGATCAGCGCTATTTATTGAGCGGCTGTGCGTTGGCTGGCGGTGGTGTTCTGCTGCTGGCGGATACGGTCGCGCGCGTGGCGCTGAGTTCAGCCGAGTTGCCGATAGGCGTGGTTACCGCTACGCTGGGATCGCCATGGTTTATCTGGTTGTTATTACGTAATCGGCTGTAG
- a CDS encoding class I SAM-dependent methyltransferase, whose protein sequence is MSDHEAGHKFLARLGKKRLRPGGRKATEWLLSQAGFRQDSVVLEVACNMGTTAMEIARRFGCQVIGADMDKAALEKAQENVAANGLASQVTIMQANALELPFPDNHFDVVINEAMLTMYADKAKSRIIAEYYRVLKPGGRLITHDIMLLSEKDTGALQAVEQMHKAINVHAQPMLRECWVTLFQECGFSKVNYDNGAMTLLTPQGLIYDEGLAGAARIVKNALKKENRDMFFNMFHTFRRNRNQLNYIAVCSTK, encoded by the coding sequence ATGAGCGATCATGAAGCAGGACATAAATTTTTAGCCCGGTTGGGGAAAAAACGTCTGCGCCCCGGCGGCAGGAAAGCAACCGAGTGGCTGCTCAGTCAGGCTGGGTTCCGGCAGGATAGCGTAGTGCTGGAGGTCGCCTGTAATATGGGCACGACGGCGATGGAAATCGCACGCCGTTTTGGCTGTCAGGTTATCGGCGCGGATATGGATAAAGCGGCGTTAGAGAAGGCACAGGAAAATGTCGCGGCAAACGGCCTGGCATCGCAGGTCACGATTATGCAGGCGAATGCGCTGGAGCTGCCTTTTCCCGATAATCACTTTGACGTAGTGATTAATGAAGCCATGTTGACGATGTATGCCGACAAGGCCAAGAGTCGTATTATTGCCGAATATTATCGCGTGCTGAAACCGGGTGGCCGCCTGATTACCCACGATATTATGCTGCTCTCCGAGAAGGATACCGGCGCATTACAGGCGGTGGAACAGATGCATAAAGCGATCAACGTACATGCTCAGCCGATGCTGCGTGAGTGCTGGGTGACGTTGTTTCAGGAATGTGGTTTTAGCAAGGTCAACTACGATAACGGTGCCATGACGCTGCTGACGCCACAAGGGCTGATTTATGATGAAGGGCTGGCTGGCGCGGCACGTATCGTAAAAAATGCGCTGAAGAAAGAAAACCGCGATATGTTCTTCAACATGTTCCATACCTTCCGTCGCAATCGCAACCAGCTTAACTATATTGCGGTATGTAGCACGAAGTAG